A section of the Pithys albifrons albifrons isolate INPA30051 chromosome 4, PitAlb_v1, whole genome shotgun sequence genome encodes:
- the MCM4 gene encoding DNA replication licensing factor MCM4 yields MSSPASTPSRRRGKRGRGSNPSTPQDARSPSQKRRADDSTSTGDLQPLPTSPPADVQSPGAADALFSSPPQFRHSAIPLDFDISSPLTYGTPSSRVEGTPRSGVRGTPVRQRPDLGSARKARQVDLHSDGLAEDIAATDQSLGQKLVIWGTDVNVASCKEKFQRFLQRFIDPLDKEDEDIGLDLNEPRYMQRLQEINMVGEPFLNVNCDHLRSFDENLYRQLICYPQEVIPTFDMAANEIFFDRYPDSILEHQIQVRPYNALKTRNMRNLNPEDIDQLITISGMVIRSSQLIPEMQEAFFKCQVCAFTTRVEIDRGRIAEPSVCKNCNTTHSMALIHNRSMFSDKQMIKLQESPEDMPAGQTPHTVVLFAHNDLVDKVQPGDRVNVTGIYRAVPIRVNPRVSSVKSVYKTHIDVIHYRKTDSKRLHGVDEETEQKMFTEERVKILKELSKKADIYERLSLALAPSIYEHEDIKKGILLQLFGGSRKDFTNTGRGNFRAEINILLCGDPGTSKSQLLQYVYNLVPRGQYTSGKGSSAVGLTAYVMKDPETRQLVLQTGALVLSDNGICCIDEFDKMSESTRSVLHEVMEQQTLSIAKAGIICQLNARTSILAAANPIESQWNPKKTTIENIQLPHTLLSRFDLIFLMLDPRDEAYDRRLARHLVSLYYQSEEKMEEEYMDMAILRDYIAYARCYVNPRLSEEASQALIEAYVDMRKIGSGRGMVSAYPRQLESLIRLAEAHAKVRFSDKVETVDVEEAKRLHREALKQSATDPRTGIVDISILTTGMSATARKRKEELAQALRKLIQSKGKTPSLKYQQLFDDLRAQSDTAVTKEMFEEALRALADDDFLTVTGKTVRLL; encoded by the exons ATGTCGTCGCCAGCCTCCACCCCCAGCCGCCGCCGCGGCAAGCGCGGCCGGGGCAGCAACCCCTCGACTC CACAAGATGCTCGCTCTCCTTCCCAGAAGCGTCGAGCGGACGACTCCACCTCCACTGGGGACCTGCAGCCCTTGCCCACCTCTCCGCCAGCCGACGTGCAGAGCCCCGGCGCCGCCGACGCGCTGTTCTCCAGCCCCCCGCAGTTCCGCCACTCCG CTATTCCTCTTGACTTCGATATCAGTTCCCCTCTGACTTATGGCACACCCAGCTCCAGGGTAGAGGGAACCCCACGAAGTGGTGTCCGAGGAACTCCGGTTAGGCAGAGGCCAGATCTCGGGTCTGCCCGTAAAGCCAGACAAGTTGATTTACACTCAGATGGG cTGGCTGAGGATATAGCAGCAACGGACCAGTCTCTTGGACAAAAGCTTGTTATTTGGGGAACAGATGTTAATGTAGCCTCATGCAAAGAAAAATTCCAG AGATTTCTTCAGCGCTTTATTGATCCACTAGACAAAGAGGATGAAGACATTGGCTTGGATCTTAATGAGCCACGCTATATGCAGCGACTTCAAGAG ATTAATATGGTTGGAGAACCATTTCTGAATGTAAATTGTGACCATCTAAGATCATTTGATGAAAATCTCTACAGGCAACTGATCTGCTATCCTCAG GAAGTTATCCCAACATTTGATATGGCTGCCAATGAGATATTTTTTGATCGTTACCCTGATTCAATACTAGAACATCAAATTCAAGTAAGGCCATATAATGCACTGAAGACTAGGAATATGAGAAATCTAAACCCTGAAG ACATTGATCAACTCATCACCATCAGTGGTATGGTCATCAGAAGCTCCCAGTTAATTCCTGAGATGCAGGAAGCGTTCTTTAAGTGCCAGGTTTGCGCTTTCACCACCAGAGTTGAAATCGATCGCGGCAGGATTGCTGAACCATCGGTGTGCAAGAACTGTAACACAACGCACAGCATGGCACTGATTCACAATCGATCCATGTTCTCTGACAAACAGATG ATCAAACTGCAGGAGTCTCCTGAAGATATGCCAGCTGGACAGACCCCTCATACAGTTGTGCTCTTTGCTCACAATGACCTTGTTGATAAAGTTCAGCCCGGTGACAGAGTTAATGTCACAG GTATCTACAGGGCAGTCCCAATTCGAGTTAATCCACGGGTCAGCAGCGTAAAATCTGTGTATAAGACCCACATTGATGTCATACATTATCGCAAGACAGATTCAAAGCGCCTGCATGGTGTTGATGAGGAAACAGAGCAAAAAATGTTTACAGAGGAACGTGTGAAAATTCTCAAAGAGCTTTCTAAAAAAGCAGACATATATGAGAGACTTTCTCTAGCATTGGCCCCAAGTATCTATGAGCACGAGGATATCAAAAAG GGTATTCTGCTTCAGCTTTTTGGGGGATCAAGAAAGGATTTTACCAACACAGGAAGAGGCAATTTTCGTGCAGAGATCAAcattcttctctgtggtgatccTGGTACTAGTAAATCACAACTGCTCCAGTATGTGTATAACTTGGTTCCTCGAGGCCAGTATACTTCTGGCAAAGGCTCAAGTGCAGTTGGTCTTACTGCGTATGTGATGAAGGATCCAGAAACACGGCAGCTGGTTCTTCAGACAGGTGCTCTAGTGCTTAGTGACAATGGCATTTGCTGCATTGATGAGTTTGATAAAATGAGTGAAAGCACAAGATCAGTTCTACATGAAGTAATGGAACAACAGACACTCTCCATTGCAAAG GCTGGAATTATTTGCCAACTGAATGCTCGTACATCTATCCTAGCAGCAGCTAACCCTATAGAATCCCAGTGGAACCCAAAAAAGACTACCATTGAAAACATTCAGCTTCCTCATACTCTGCTGTCAAG ATTTGACTTGATCTTTCTGATGTTGGATCCACGTGATGAAGCTTATGACAGACGTCTTGCTCGCCATTTGGTTTCACTGTACTaccaaagtgaagaaaaaatggAGGAGGAATACATGGATATGGCAATATTGAGAGATTACATTGCATATGCTCGTTGTTATGTAAATCCCAGATTAAGTGAAGAAGCAAGCCAAGCCCTTATTGAG GCATATGTGGACATGAGGAAGATTGGTAGTGGCAGGGGCATGGTTTCTGCATACCCTCGGCAACTGGAGTCTCTGATCCGGCTGGCAGAGGCGCACGCTAAGGTGCGCTTTTCTGACAAGGTGGAAACAGTTGATGTAGAAGAAGCAAAACGCCTCCATCGGGAAGCATTGAAACAATCTGCTACTGATCCAAGGACCGGAATTGTGGACATATCCATTCTCACTACAG gAATGAGCGCAACAGCTCGTAAGCGGAAAGAGGAATTGGCTCAAGCATTAAGAAAGCTTATCCAGTCAAAGGGTAAAACACCATCTTTGAAGTACCAACAGCTTTTTGATGATCTCCGAGCCCAGTCTGATACA gCTGTCACGAAGGAAATGTTTGAAGAAGCACTTCGTGCCTTGGCTGATGATGACTTCTTGACTGTGACTGGAAAGACTGTTAGACTGCTGTAA